The sequence GCAGGTCAGCGGCTATGCCGTCAGCACTCGATCACGTTGACCGCGAGCCCGCCCCGCGCGGTCTCCTTGTACTTGACCTTCATGTCGGCGCCGGTCTGCTTCATGGTCTTGATGACCTTGTCGAGGGAGACGTGGTGGCGGCCGTCGCCGCGCATGGCCATGCGGGCGGCGGTGACGGCCTTGACCGCGGCCATGCCGTTGCGCTCGATGCAGGGGATCTGGACGAGGCCGCCGACGGGGTCGCAGGTGAGGCCGAGGTTGTGCTCCATGCCGATCTCGGCGGCGTTCTCGACCTGTTCCGGGGTGAGCCCGAGGATCTCCGCGAGGCCGCCCGCGGCCATGGAGCAGGCCGAGCCGACCTCGCCCTGGCAGCCGACCTCGGCGCCGGAGATGGAGGCGTTCTCCTTGAAGAGCATGCCGATCGCGCCCGCGGCCAGCAGGAACCGGACCACCGCGTCGTCCCGGTCGGCGGCGGAGGTGGTGGGCGAGCAGACGAAGGCGAGGTAGTAGTGCAGGACGGCCGGGATGATCCCGGCGGCGCCGTTGGTGGGGGCGGTGACGACCCGGCCGCCCGCCGCGTTCTCCTCGTTGACGGCCATCGCGTAGAGGGTGATCCACTCCATCGCGCGGGTGGACGGATCGCCCTCGGCCCGCAGCTGGCGGGCGGACTGCGCGGCGCGGCGGCGCACCTTCAGGCCGCCGGGCAGGATGCCCTCACGGGACATGCCCCGCTCCACGCAGTCCCGCATCACCTGCCAGATCTCCAGCAGCCCGGCCCGGATCTCGGCCTCGCCGCGCCAGGCCTTCTCGTTCTCCATCATCAGCGCGGAGATCGACAGCCCGGTCTCCCGGGACAGCCGCAGCAGTTCGTCGCCGGTGCGGAAGGGGTGGCGTAGCACCGTGTCGTCCAGCTTGATCCGGTCCTCGCCGACCGCGTCCTCGTCGACCACGAAGCCGCCGCCCACCGAGTAGTAGGTCTTCGCCAGCAGCACCTCGCCGGCGTCGTCGTACGCCGACAGCGTCATCCCGTTGGCGTGGTACGGCAGCGAGCGGCGCCGGTGCAGCACCAGGTCGGTGTCGGCGTCGAAGGCGATCTCGTGGGTGCCCAGCAGGCCCAGCCGGTGCTCGGCGCGGATACGGGCGACCTCGTCGTCGGCCGTCTCCACGTCGACGGTGCGCGGCGAGTGGCCGGACAGGCCCAGCAGGACGGCCTTCGGGGTGCCGTGGCCGTGGCCGGTCGCCCCGAGCGAGCCGAACAGCTCGGCCCGGACGGAGACGGTATGGGCGAGCAGCGCCTCGTTCTTCAGGCGGTGCACGAAGATGTTCGCCGCCCGCATCGGGCCGACGGTGTGCGAGCTGGACGGGCCTATTCCGATGGAGAACAGGTCGAAGACGGAGATTGCCACGGTGTTCTTAGCTCCTGGGGTTCGCGGACGCCGTTGTCCGCAGGGTGCTGCGGCCGCGCTCGGCGGGGGCGCGCTGCCGGGCCGGATACGGTGTCCCGCCGGCCGGCCGGTGGCCGGTTCGTGCCCGCCTCCCCCTTGAGCTTCGCACGGGGGAGTACCCGCGACCACGTGGCGCGGGCGGACACGAACCGGCGACCCGGCTACAGGCCCGGGTACAGCGGGTGCTTCTCCGCCAGCGCGGTGACCCTCTGCCGCAAGGGCCCGCTCTCCGACGGCGGGAAGGCCGGCGACGCGGTGAGCGTCGCCGCGATGATGTCGGCGACCTCGCGGAAGTCGTCGGCGGTGAAGCCCCGCGTCGCCAGCGCGGGCGTGCCGATCCGCAGACCCGAGGTGACCATCGGGGGCCGCGGGTCGTTCGGGATCGCGTTGCGGTTGACGGTGATGCCGACCGCGTGCAGCCGGTCCTCGGCCTGCTGGCCGTCGAGCGCGGAGTTGCGCAGGTCGACCAGGACCAGGTGGACGTCGGTACCGCCGGAGAGCACGGAGACGCCGAGTTCCGCCACGTCGGGCCGGGTCAGCCGGTCGGCGAGGATCTTCGCGCCCTCCAGCGTACGGGACTGGCGGTCCTTGAACTCGTCCGTCGCCGCGGCCTTGAACGCGACCGCCTTCGCGGCGATCACATGCTCCAGCGGGCCGCCCTGCTGCCCCGGGAAGACCGCCGAGTTGATCTTCTTGGCGAGTTCGGCCTTGGCCAGGATCACCCCGCCGCGCGGGCCGCCGAGCGTCTTGTGGGTCGTGGTGGTGACCACGTCGGCGTACGGCACGGGGGAGGGGTGCAGCCCGGCCGCGACCAGCCCGGCGAAGTGCGCCATGTCGACCATCAGGTACGCGCCGACCTCGTCGGCGATCCGGCGGAACTCCGCGAAGTCCAGCTGCCGCGGGTACGCCGACCAGCCCGCCACGATGAGCTGCGGGTGGTGCTCCTTGGCCAGCCGCTCCACCTCGGCCATGTCGACCAGGTTGGTCTCCGCGTCCACGTGGTACGCGGCGACCTTGTAGAGCTTGCCGGAGAAGTTGATCTTCATGCCGTGGGTCAGGTGCCCGCCGTGCGCCAGGTCCAGGCCGAGGATGGTGTCACCCGGCTTGAGCAGGGCGAACATCGCGGCGGCGTTCGCCTGGGCGCCCGAGTGCGGCTGCACGTTGGCCGCGTCGGCGCCGAACAGCGCCTTGACCCGGTCGATGGCGAGCTGCTCGATCACGTCGACGTGCTCGCAGCCGCCGTAGTAGCGGCGGCCGGGGTAGCCCTCCGCGTACTTGTTGGTGAGCACCGAGCCCTGCGCCTCCAGCACGGCGACCGGCGCGAAGTTCTCGGACGCGATCATCTCCAGCGTGGACTGCTGGCGGTGCAGCTCGGCGTCGACCGCGGCCGCCACATCCGGGTCGAACTCGTGCAGGGACTGGTTCAGCAGCGACATCGCGGGTTCCCTCAGTTCTCGATGAAGGCGTCGTACTCGGTGGCGGACAGCAGGTCGGACGGCTCCTCGGCGACCTTCACCTTGAACAGCCAGCCGCCCTCGAAGGGCGCGGTGTTCACCAGCGACGGGTCCTCGACGACGTCCTGGTTCACCTCGGTGACCTCGCCGCCGACCGGCGAGTACAGGTCGCTGACGGACTTGGTGGACTCCAGCTCGCCGCAGGTCTCACCCGCGGTCACCGTCGCGCCCACCTCGGGGAGCTGGACGAAGACCACGTCGCCGAGCGCGTCGGCGGCGTGCGAGGTGATGCCCACCGTGGCCGCGCCGTCGGCGGGGGCGGAGAGCCACTCGTGCTCCTTGCTGTAACGAAGCTGCTCAGGGTTGATGCTCATGGCTGAATTCTCCCGGATCGACAGGGGTGCTCGCGGGTGCGGCACGGCAAACGGAAAGCTGAGGGAAAGGGGGGCGAGGGGGAAGAACGGGGAAACGGCGAGGTGCGGTGCGGTGCGAGTCGCGGAACCGGCGCCGGGTGGGGCGACGGGGGAGCGGGCTCGGTCCGCTCAGCGCTCGCGCCGGTAGAACGGCAGCGCCACGACGTCGTACGGCTCCCGCGAGCCGCGGATGTCCACCGCGACCCCCGGCGTGCCGGGCGCCGCGTGCGCCGCGTCCACGTACGCGATCGCGATCGGCTTGCCGAGGGTCGGCGACGGGGCGCCCGAGGTGACCTCGCCGATCACCGCGCCCGAGGCGTCGGTGACCGGGTAGCCGGCCCGCGGCACCCGGCGGCCCTGCGCGACCAGCCCGACGAGCTTGCGCGGTGGCAGGTCCTTGGCCCGTTCGGCGGCGGCGCCCAGCGCGGCGCGCCCGACGAAGTCCCCGGGCTTGTCGAACTTGACCACCCGGCCGAGCCCGGCGTCGAACGGCGTGACCGAGGCGGTCAGCTCGTGCCCGTACAGCGGCATGCCCGCCTCCAGGCGGAGCGTGTCCCGGCAGGACAGCCCGCACGGCACCAGGCCGGCCGACTCGCCAGCATCGGTCAGCGCCCGCCACAGCCGCTCGGCGTCGGCCGGCGCGACGAACAGCTCGAAGCCGTCCTCCCCGGTGTAGCCGGTGCGGGCGATCAGCGCGTCCACCCCGGCGACGGTGCCGGGCAGCCCGGCGTAGTACTTCAGCCCGTCCAGGTCGGCGTCGGTCACCGCCTTCATGATCGCCGGGGCCTGCGGGCCCTGGACGGCCAGCAGCGCGTACGCGTCGCGGTCGTCGCGGACCTGCGCGTCGTACTCCGCCGCGCGCAGCGCCACCGCGTCGAGCACGGTCTGCGCGTTGGACGCGTTGGCGACGATCATGAACTCCTGCTCGCCGAGCCGGTACACGATCAGGTCGTCGAGGATGCCGCCGTCGGGCGCGCAGATCATCGTGTAGCGGGCCCGGCCCACCGCCAGCGCGGACAGGTGGCCGACCAGGGCGTGGTCCAGCGCCTCGCCCGCCTGCGGGCCGGTCACGGTGATCTCGCCCATGTGCGACAGGTCGAAGAGACCGGCCCGGGTGCGGACCGCCTGGTGCTCCTCGCGCTCGCTGGCGTACCGCAGCGGCATGTCCCAGCCGGCGAAGTCGGTCATGGTCGCGCCGAGGGCGCGGTGCAGGGCGTCGAGCGCGGTGTGACGGGGTTCGCTCATCGGTGACAGGCTCCCAGGCTCGGTCTCGGTGAAGAGGAAGGAGAGATGACGGATGGACACTCCCCATCTGTCATCGGAACCTGAGAGGTTCACCGTGAACCCCGCTCGCGCGGGCCGCGGTTTGCACCTTGGGTGGGCGGGACCGCACACCCGAGGGTGCGCCGACGGCTCCGCCGCTTTTCAGATCTGCCTCGCCCGCGCGGTATCTGTGCCTGAGAGATTCAAGGGAGGACTTGCTCCTTCGGCGCCCGTCCCGGCGCCCGCGAACTGGTCGCGTGCACAGGTCCGGGGCTCTCCCGCGCGGCCTCGAACGGCCGGTATGCAAGTTGTGGTCTTCATCATTGCATGCCCAGGGTCCCCGGCCCCCGGCAGCGGTTAGGGTTTCCCGGGCACGACGCTGCACAACGCTACAGACGCGGTACACGGGCGGACAAGGGTGGACATGGAGAATCCGGCACCGTACATATGGCCGGCGAACGAGCTGGAAGAGGTGCTGGGGGCCAGCCTCGGCAATCCGTCGGCCACACCCCGGCTGCTGGAGGTGCTCGGCCGCTCCCAGGTGTGGGTGCCGCTGCCGAACGGCGGCTCGCCGGACGCGGCCGGCCTCGACCTGCCGACCGTCGTGCTCGGCGGCGCGCCCTACGTACCGGTCTTCAGCTCCGAGCAGCAGTTCCGGCAGGCCGCGGACGGCATGTCCTGCACGGTCGCGCCGGTGCACGAGTTCGCCCGCGGGCTGCCGCCGCTGGTCGGCATCGCGGTCAACCCCGGCGGGGCGGTCGGCGTGCCGCTGCCGCCGGCCGCGGTGGCCCAGCTGTGCCGGCCGGTGCCGGGCGAGCGCGCGCCGCAGTTCTCCGGGGTACGCGGCGCGGACGCGCCCCCCGGTGCCCGGGTGCGGCTGTGGGAGCCGGGCCACGACGAGGAACCGGTGGACTTCCTGGCCGCCGCGGCCGGCGAGTTCGCGGTCACCCCGGTGCTGCTCTCCGGCCGGCGGGCGCTGGCCGCCGTGGAGGAGGAGCCGCCCGCCCTGTTCATCGGTGTGGAACTCGACCGCTGGCAGGAGGACGACCGGGCCGCCGCGATGGACGCGCTCGGCCGGGCGATGGGCGTGGCCCCGCCGCCGTGGCCGGTGCACCTGATCCTGCTGGACGTGGCGCAGGACCCGGTGGGCGACTGGCTGCTGGAGACGGTGCGGCCGTTCTTCGCCCGCGACTGAGTCCGCGACCGAGTTCGCGGGCGAGTCCGCGGGCGAGCCGCGAACCGGCTGCGGCCCGGCGGTGGTCGGGCGGTGATCGGGCCGCGGCCCGGCGGTGATCTTGGCCGCGGTCGTGTGGCGGGCGGGTCCGGCCGCCTCGCGCCCGTTCAACGGTCGTATACCTGGTCTATAGCCGGTTCCGCTTGAGTCGGTCGCCATACCGCTGGGCACACTCGACCTGGTTTGATGTCGTGCGAAGAGCAGAACGAAACGAGGGGAAAGGGGCGGTCCCACGTGATCGCGGGCGCGCAAGGCGGTGCGGCGCAGGCCGGCCATGTGGAGCAGATGCTGCTCCAGGTGGCTCCCGGCCGGTTCGACGCATACGAGAACCTGCTCGCGTCACTCGCCGAGGGCCAGGTGTGGATGCTGCTGTGGCACGGCAGTTCCGGGGCGTCCGACGCGCAGTACGGCACCATGGAGATCGGCGGGTACGGCTACGCGCCGTGCTTCACCTCGCCGCGTGAGCTGGCCGCCAGCGGCTGGAACCGCGACCACGAGGTGGTCTCCGGGCGGGACATCGCGCAGACCCTCTACCCGGACCGCTCCGGGCTGTGGCTCAACCCGCACGCGGCCGGCGGCGGGATCGGCATCCCCTGGGCGGACCTGCGCAGGATCGCGGTCGGGCTCGACCTGCTGCCCGCCGGCCCGCTCCAGATCGGGGAACCGTCCCTGCAGATGCCGCAGTTCTACGCGCTTCTCGCGCAGGCCGCGCACCGCACCTCCGCGGTGCGGGCGCTCCGGCAGGCCTGGGTGCAGCCCGTACTCGGCGAGCCCTACCTCGCGATCGGCGTCGAACTCTACGAAGGTGCCGCGCAGGCGGTGGAGTCCGTCCGCCTCATGATGCAGCAGGCGGTCGCCGGCGTACCTGACGGCGTCGCCGTCTCCACGGTGGCCATGGCCGACCCCTACGACCCGGTCGCCCTCTGGATGCGCACCTTCGGCCGCCCCTTCTTCGACAGGTAGGGCGCCCCTGACCCCCTGGTAGTGGCCGCACTTACCGGGGCGCTGGGGGTACTCGCCCTGGCTCCGCCGGGGGCACCCCCACCCAGGCGAAGCTCTGGGGGTGGGGGCACCTCCCGGCGAAGCCAGGGGGAGAACTGCGCGACAAGCCACAGCGGACCGTAAGGTCCGGGACATCACGTGGTGGGGCCGGGCGGGCGGACCACCGCGTCGAGCAACCCCAAAGGCGGGCTGCCCAAGTGCATGAGGGCACCGTGGAAACGGGGCAGGGAGAAGTCCGCGCCCCACTCCCGCTCCGCGCGCCGGCGCACCCGGAGGATCTCCAACTTGCCCCAGGTGTACCGCCCATAGCCCGCGTCGAACGTGCCGCGCCGCGCCTCCGCCGAGGCCGCCGCAGGCGAAAGGTGGGCGTCGCGCACAAAGTACCTCGCGGCCTCGTCCAGCGACAGCGCCCCTGTATGCAAACCGATCGCGCAGGTGAGCCGGGTGACCCGGACCAGCGCTTCGAGGGCCACGCCGATCGCGAAGCGCGGGTCACGCGCGCGGAACCCCTCGTCGAGGCAGACCTCCTCGACGTAGTGGGCCCAGCCCTCGGAGAACGAGAGGCTGTGCAGGAGGCGACGGACCGGGGACGGCGCCCGGCGCAGCGCGCGGCCGTGCGCGAAGTGCCCGGGGGCCACCTCGTGGAGGGTGATGGACGGCATGCTGGTGCGGCTGAAGACCGTCAGCCACTCCTCGCGCTCGTCGGCGGGCCAGTCCGCGTCGGGCGGCGTCACGTGGTACCAGGAGGGCGCGTCGGGCTCGGCCGGCGCCGACCACGTCATCATGGCCATCGCCCAGCGCCGGGACGCGGGCGCCGGGCCGACCAGGCACTCGCCGTCCACGTAGGGCGCGAGCCCCCGCTCGCGGGTGAACTCGATGGCTTCCTCGGTGAGTCGGGCCGCCTCGGCGATCACGCCGTCGGCGCCCGGGTGGTCGGCGAGCAGGCCGGGCAGCAGTTCGTCCACGTCGCTGCGCGGGTCCAGGACGCGGCAGGAGTCGGTGAGCAGTTCGGTGAGCCGGGCGCGCTCCCGGTCGGCCCGCCCGGCCAGTTCGGTGAGGTCCACCCGCACGCCCTCCTGGGCGCCCATCAGCGCGGCGAGCGCCCGTCCGCCGAGCCGGGGGTCGGGGTCGCCGTGTTCGGCGATGTGCTGGATGTGGCCGACCAGCCGCTCGTGCGCGCGCAGGGCGGCCCGTTCGACCTCGCCGGCGTCCGGGTCCAGGTCGGCGGCCAGGCCGAGCACCGAACCGAGCAGCGCCTCGGCGACCGGGGCCCGTACCTGGTCGAGCGAGGACAGTGCGGCGTCCACGGCCTCCGGCCACCGCGCGAGGTGTTCCCGGCGGGCCCGGGCGCGGTCCCCGCGCGGGGCGTACTCCCGGCCGTAGCAGGCCAGTTCGAGGTTGGACAGGTGCGGGTAGGGGTCGCGCCGGTGCAGTTCGAGCTCGCCGAACTGCACGCGCAGGGCCTCCTCGAAGACCGCAAGGTGGGCTTCGTCGTGCGGGTCCCGGAGCGGGTCGCCGCGCCGGGCGCGGGCCATGGCCGCCAGCCCGTCGCGGACTCCCTGGGGGGACAGATCCTGCACCCGGCCGTCGTATTCGTGCAGGCCCGACATCTCCCGGGCCTGGGGCATCATCAGGTCGCAGACCGCGCGCAGCCGTTCGTCCATCAACCGACCGTACCCCGAGGTACGCGTCGGTAACGATGAAAGAACCACCCACATCACAGTTGCGCATCCCTTCGCGGCCAGGTCTGGCGGGTGATCGCCAACCAGAAGAAGAATCCAGCGGCAAGACACCTTGGTGTTGACATGTCCCAACCGCAACGCGCGTAGTGGATACGCACGTCGCACGCATGATCACGTCGAGCGGCCACTGTGGGTGACCTCAGTGCCATCTGCAACTACCGCATCAAGTGCACCAACTGACGAGGAAGCCGCTACAGCGGCGGGCGCGCGCCGGTTACCCACCGGCGAGAGGGGTCGGCAAACGCCATGACCGCACCTATCGAGACCACCTCCGGACAGGCCGAAGCGCATCCGGAGGCCGTACTCAGCGGGGCCGGGCGAGGCATGATCGAGGGGCGCTCGCTCGGTCAGATCGCCTGGGGCCGGCTCAGACGAGACAAGGTCGCGATGGCCGGCGGCGTGGTGGTGCTGCTGCTGGTGCTGCTGGCGATCCTCGCCAAGCCGATCGAGATGGTCTTCAACCTCGATCCGAACGCCTTCCACCAGAACCTGGTCGACCCCGAACTGCTGTCGCCCAAGGGCGGCTGGGGCGGCATGAGCTGGTCCCACCCGCTGGGCGTGGACCCGAAGTTCGGCCGCGACATCCTGGCCCGGATCATCGAGGGCTCCTGGATCTCCATGCTGGTGGCCACCGGTGCCACCGTGCTGTCCAACGTGATCGGCACCGTGCTCGGCGTCATCGCCGGCTACTACGGCGGCTGGGTGGACAGCCTGATCAGCCGGCTGATGGACGTCTTCCTCGCCTTCCCGCTGCTGCTGTTCGCGATCTCCATCTCGGCCTCGCTGCAGGACGGCGCCTTCGGGCTGAGCGGGCTTCCGTTGCGGATCTGCGTGCTGATCTTCGTGATCGGCTTCTTCAACTGGCCCTACATGGGCCGGATCGTCCGCGGCCAGACGCTGAGCCTGCGCGAGCGCGAGTTCGTCGACGCCGCCCGCGGCATGGGCGCGCGCGGGCCGTTCATCCTCTTCCGCGAGTTGCTGCCGAACCTCGTGGCGCCGATCCTCGTCTACTCCACGCTGCTGATCCCCACCAACATCCTGTTCGAGGCCGCCCTGAGCTTCCTCGGGGTCGGCATCGCGCCTCCGCAGGCCTCCTGGGGCGGCATGTTGACCAGCGCGGTCGACGTCTACCAGTCCGACCCGCAGTACATGTTCGTGCCCGGCCTCGCGATCTTCATCACGGTGCTGGCCTTCAACCTCTTCGGCGACGGGCTGCGGGACGCCCTCGATCCGCGCAGCAAGTGATTCCGCAGGGATGACCCACCGACCCCGGGTGGCACCTCGTGTGCCGTGCGGCACCCATGGCCGACCCGGCGACTCAAATAGGAAGTGAGGGGCGTACCCCGGTATGAACACCAGAAAGGTGACCTCCGCTCTCGCGCTCTGCTTGGCGATGGCACTCGGCGTGTCCGCCTGCGGCGGCTCGGGCGGCTCCAGCGGCTCGGGCAAGAAGGACCAGGCGCTGACCTCGATCGTCAACGCGTCGAGCAAGAAGGGCGGGACGGTCACCGCCGACCACTCCACCGGCCCTGACTCCCTCGACCCGGGCAACACCTACTACGGCTGGGTGCAGGACTTCTCCCGGCTCTACGCCCGTACGCTCCTGACCTTCAAGCCGGCGGCCGGCAAGGCGGGTCTGACGGTGGTCCCGGACCTGGCGACCGGACTCGGCACCTCCAGCCCCGACGCGAAGACCTGGACGTACCACCTGCGCACGGGTGTGAAGTTCCAGGACGGCACCCCGGTGACCTCCAAGGACGTCAAGTACGCGATCGAGCGCAGCAACTTCGCGCCCGACGTGATGTCCAACGGCCCGGTGTACTTCAAGAGTTACCTGGCCGACGACAGCAAGTACCAGGGCCCGTACAAGGACAAGAGCCCGAACGGGCTGTCGTCCATAGAGACGCCCGACAACCAGACGATCGTCTTCCACCTGGCGCAGCCGTTCGCCGACTTCGACTACCTGGCGACGTTCTCGCAGACCGCTCCGGTCGAGCAGTCCAAGGACACCGGCGCCACGTACGTGCAGCACATCCAGTCGACCGGCCCGTACAAGTTCTCCTCCTACTCCGAGGGCAAGGGCGCCACGCTGGTGCGCAACCCGGAGTGGAGCAAGGCCACCGACCCGATCCGCACCGCGCTGCCCGACAAGTACGTGCTGAAGTTCAACGTCAACCAGAAGACGATCGACAACGACCTGCTCTCCGACAACCTCACCGTCGACCTCCAGGGCACCGGTGTCGAGGCGGAGACGCAGTCGAAGATCCTGGGCAACAAGAACCGGCTGGCGCACACCGACGACTCCATCGCCGGCGCCACCTCGTACATGGCGCTCAACCTGCACGTGAAGCCGTTCGACAACATCAACTGCCGCAAGGCCGTGCAGTACGCGGTGAACAAGACCTCCGTGGTCAACGCCGAGGGCGGCGCGGTCAAGGGCGACGTGGCCAGCACCCTGCTGCCCCCGTCGGTGAACGGCTACACCAAGTTCGACGAGTACCCGACCGCGGGCAACAACGGTGACGTGGCCAAGGCCAAGGCGGCGCTCGCGGCGTGCGGCAAGCCCAGCGGCTTCACCACCACGCTCACCGCGCGCAGCGACCGGCAGCCCGAGATCGACGGCGCCACCGCCATCCAGGCGGCGCTGAAGAAGGTCGGCATCACCGTCAACATCAAGACCTTCCCGTCGGACAAGTACTTCTCCAACTACGCGGGCGTCCCGGACTACGTGCACTCGCACGGCGTCGGCATGATGATGATGGCGTGGGGCGCCGACTGGCCGACCGGCTACGGGTTCCTGGACCAGATCGTCGACGGCAGCGCGATCAAGCCGTCCGGTGGCAACAACCTGATGGAGCTGAACGACCCGAAGATCAACCAGGCGCTGTCCTCGGCGATCTCCAACACCGACACCGCCGCCCGGACCAAGGCGTGGGGCGACATCGACAAGATGGTGATGGCGAACGCCTCGGTGGTGCCGCTGATCTACCGCAAGAACCTGCTCTACCGCCCGGACTCCGCCACCAACGTGACGGTCACTCAGGCGTACCTGGGCATGTACGACTTCCTGCTGATGGGTTCCTCGAAGTAGCCGCAAGGCTCCTACGCACCGAAAGGCAGGTGAAGGCTCCGGCGTCCGCCCGGTCCGGCCCCCGATCCGGGCCGGGCGGACGCCAGCCGGAACGGCCGTGACCGCTTACCTCATCCGTCGCGTGTTCGCCGCGATCGTGCTCCTTCTGGTGGTCAGCATGATCACCTTCGCGATCTTCTTCCTCGTCCCCCGCATCGGTGGCCAGACCACCACCCAGCTCGCCACGCAGTACGTGGGCAAGGACGCCAACCCGGCGGCCGTCGCGGCGATCAAGAAGAACCTCGGCTTCGACCTGCCGCTCTACGAGCAGTACTGGCACTTCCTCAAGGCGCTGGTCGCCGGCGCCGACTACCACTACGGTCCCGACCCGGTGCACTGCAACGCGCCCTGCTTCGGCTACTCCTTCAAGAGCCATGTCGAGGTCTGGCCGCAGCTGAAGTCCCGTATCCCGGTGACGTTCTCGCTGGCGATCGGGGCCGCGGTGATCTGGGTCGTCACCGGTGTGGCGGTGGGCGTGGTCTCCGCGCTGAAGCGGGGCACCATCATCGACCGGCTGTCGATGGGCGTGGCCCTGATGGGCGTGTCGCTGCCGATCTTCTTCACCGGCATCCTCGCGCTGAGCGTGTTCACCGTGCAGTGGCCGCTGTGGAGCAACGGCATGAACTACGTGTCGTTCACGCACAATCCCGCCGACTGGGCGTGGAACCTGCTGGTGCCCTGGTGCAGCCTCGCCTTCCTGTACTCCGCGCT comes from Streptomyces sp. NBC_00448 and encodes:
- a CDS encoding L-serine ammonia-lyase, which codes for MAISVFDLFSIGIGPSSSHTVGPMRAANIFVHRLKNEALLAHTVSVRAELFGSLGATGHGHGTPKAVLLGLSGHSPRTVDVETADDEVARIRAEHRLGLLGTHEIAFDADTDLVLHRRRSLPYHANGMTLSAYDDAGEVLLAKTYYSVGGGFVVDEDAVGEDRIKLDDTVLRHPFRTGDELLRLSRETGLSISALMMENEKAWRGEAEIRAGLLEIWQVMRDCVERGMSREGILPGGLKVRRRAAQSARQLRAEGDPSTRAMEWITLYAMAVNEENAAGGRVVTAPTNGAAGIIPAVLHYYLAFVCSPTTSAADRDDAVVRFLLAAGAIGMLFKENASISGAEVGCQGEVGSACSMAAGGLAEILGLTPEQVENAAEIGMEHNLGLTCDPVGGLVQIPCIERNGMAAVKAVTAARMAMRGDGRHHVSLDKVIKTMKQTGADMKVKYKETARGGLAVNVIEC
- the glyA gene encoding serine hydroxymethyltransferase, yielding MSLLNQSLHEFDPDVAAAVDAELHRQQSTLEMIASENFAPVAVLEAQGSVLTNKYAEGYPGRRYYGGCEHVDVIEQLAIDRVKALFGADAANVQPHSGAQANAAAMFALLKPGDTILGLDLAHGGHLTHGMKINFSGKLYKVAAYHVDAETNLVDMAEVERLAKEHHPQLIVAGWSAYPRQLDFAEFRRIADEVGAYLMVDMAHFAGLVAAGLHPSPVPYADVVTTTTHKTLGGPRGGVILAKAELAKKINSAVFPGQQGGPLEHVIAAKAVAFKAAATDEFKDRQSRTLEGAKILADRLTRPDVAELGVSVLSGGTDVHLVLVDLRNSALDGQQAEDRLHAVGITVNRNAIPNDPRPPMVTSGLRIGTPALATRGFTADDFREVADIIAATLTASPAFPPSESGPLRQRVTALAEKHPLYPGL
- the gcvH gene encoding glycine cleavage system protein GcvH, with the protein product MSINPEQLRYSKEHEWLSAPADGAATVGITSHAADALGDVVFVQLPEVGATVTAGETCGELESTKSVSDLYSPVGGEVTEVNQDVVEDPSLVNTAPFEGGWLFKVKVAEEPSDLLSATEYDAFIEN
- the gcvT gene encoding glycine cleavage system aminomethyltransferase GcvT, whose protein sequence is MSEPRHTALDALHRALGATMTDFAGWDMPLRYASEREEHQAVRTRAGLFDLSHMGEITVTGPQAGEALDHALVGHLSALAVGRARYTMICAPDGGILDDLIVYRLGEQEFMIVANASNAQTVLDAVALRAAEYDAQVRDDRDAYALLAVQGPQAPAIMKAVTDADLDGLKYYAGLPGTVAGVDALIARTGYTGEDGFELFVAPADAERLWRALTDAGESAGLVPCGLSCRDTLRLEAGMPLYGHELTASVTPFDAGLGRVVKFDKPGDFVGRAALGAAAERAKDLPPRKLVGLVAQGRRVPRAGYPVTDASGAVIGEVTSGAPSPTLGKPIAIAYVDAAHAAPGTPGVAVDIRGSREPYDVVALPFYRRER
- a CDS encoding enhanced serine sensitivity protein SseB codes for the protein MENPAPYIWPANELEEVLGASLGNPSATPRLLEVLGRSQVWVPLPNGGSPDAAGLDLPTVVLGGAPYVPVFSSEQQFRQAADGMSCTVAPVHEFARGLPPLVGIAVNPGGAVGVPLPPAAVAQLCRPVPGERAPQFSGVRGADAPPGARVRLWEPGHDEEPVDFLAAAAGEFAVTPVLLSGRRALAAVEEEPPALFIGVELDRWQEDDRAAAMDALGRAMGVAPPPWPVHLILLDVAQDPVGDWLLETVRPFFARD
- a CDS encoding enhanced serine sensitivity protein SseB C-terminal domain-containing protein; translation: MIAGAQGGAAQAGHVEQMLLQVAPGRFDAYENLLASLAEGQVWMLLWHGSSGASDAQYGTMEIGGYGYAPCFTSPRELAASGWNRDHEVVSGRDIAQTLYPDRSGLWLNPHAAGGGIGIPWADLRRIAVGLDLLPAGPLQIGEPSLQMPQFYALLAQAAHRTSAVRALRQAWVQPVLGEPYLAIGVELYEGAAQAVESVRLMMQQAVAGVPDGVAVSTVAMADPYDPVALWMRTFGRPFFDR
- a CDS encoding DUF885 family protein, with the protein product MDERLRAVCDLMMPQAREMSGLHEYDGRVQDLSPQGVRDGLAAMARARRGDPLRDPHDEAHLAVFEEALRVQFGELELHRRDPYPHLSNLELACYGREYAPRGDRARARREHLARWPEAVDAALSSLDQVRAPVAEALLGSVLGLAADLDPDAGEVERAALRAHERLVGHIQHIAEHGDPDPRLGGRALAALMGAQEGVRVDLTELAGRADRERARLTELLTDSCRVLDPRSDVDELLPGLLADHPGADGVIAEAARLTEEAIEFTRERGLAPYVDGECLVGPAPASRRWAMAMMTWSAPAEPDAPSWYHVTPPDADWPADEREEWLTVFSRTSMPSITLHEVAPGHFAHGRALRRAPSPVRRLLHSLSFSEGWAHYVEEVCLDEGFRARDPRFAIGVALEALVRVTRLTCAIGLHTGALSLDEAARYFVRDAHLSPAAASAEARRGTFDAGYGRYTWGKLEILRVRRRAEREWGADFSLPRFHGALMHLGSPPLGLLDAVVRPPGPTT
- a CDS encoding ABC transporter permease; translated protein: MTAPIETTSGQAEAHPEAVLSGAGRGMIEGRSLGQIAWGRLRRDKVAMAGGVVVLLLVLLAILAKPIEMVFNLDPNAFHQNLVDPELLSPKGGWGGMSWSHPLGVDPKFGRDILARIIEGSWISMLVATGATVLSNVIGTVLGVIAGYYGGWVDSLISRLMDVFLAFPLLLFAISISASLQDGAFGLSGLPLRICVLIFVIGFFNWPYMGRIVRGQTLSLREREFVDAARGMGARGPFILFRELLPNLVAPILVYSTLLIPTNILFEAALSFLGVGIAPPQASWGGMLTSAVDVYQSDPQYMFVPGLAIFITVLAFNLFGDGLRDALDPRSK